GCCGGTGGGTATTACTGTGTTAAAAGCCAGTGGAGCGAGCCATGCGGCCCGCTCCACTGGAAAAGCTTTGGTATTAGAGTGCAGCAGCGACGATGTTTACGACGCGGCGTCCGCGACGCTGACCGAACTCGACTGCGCCTGCATCCAATGCAAACAATGTGTCATCCTTGCCACGACCAACACCCTCACCGGGGTGGAAGTGTGTGCCGCGCTGGCGAACAATAATTTCGCCTGCCTTGACAACTTGACCGCCGAAGCGCTTTACGCCGAGGTACTGGGCGTTTGAATCACGACCGTTGCGAGTGGAACTCGCACCCTTTTTATGTGCCATTTGAAAATGCCTGCCTTTTGACTAAAAGATTCTAAGTGGATCGAACTTCAAAACGCTTATTAAGCGATTGAGGTGATCTTGACCTTGGACAGTTCCTGACGGTGGCCCTGACGCTTCTTGTAACCGGTCTTGTTTTTGAACTTCTGAATGACGATCTTCGGCCCGCGAAGATCCTCCAACTTCTCAGCCGTAACCTTTACACTAGCCAGGTCCTTCGCGGCTGTGGTGATTTTCTCACCATCAACCAAGAGCAAAGCGGGCAGCTCAAGTGTGCTGCCAACTCCACCGGGGACGCGGTTCATGGTCACGTGGTCTCCAACGGAAACCTTTTCTTGACGGCCGCCTGCGCGGACAATCGCGTACACCACTGGGGAACTCACTTCTCTCGACGTTTATTACAAATTTTTATGCCGGCAGGGATCGTATTTGATCGCTGCCAACCGCATGCGCCGCAGTTCTAGAAAAGAACAAACGCGGGGTGCATACTATGTGCCTCAACGCCGTGGACCTCAATGGAGTTCTGCCATGGAGTGGTTGCCCTAGGTGTTGGCGTAAGCACCGAAGATCAAGAATACGCTAATTCTGGCTCCGGGAGCAAATGAGACTGGTTTCGAGCTTCCGAAGCGCGTCTGCCAAAACATTGTTTTGACTGACAATTTCCGGGGTTCCTGAAACCGTACTCACCAACTTTAGCGTGGTTGCCACCGTTTTTCTTCATTTAGGACCGTGACGCGCCGTTTTCTTAGGCAATCACCAGTGGCGTTGATCACCTTTGCAGACAAGTGTGCCTAGATCTCGCTTGGAACGTGTTGATGCGGTGCCGCAAAAAAATCCACCTCGTACTGTACAGAATGCGCAAAGGCGGCCCGCATACGTTCTCTTTCCAGGGCCGATCCCCTGCGCGCGGCCGTATCCATGATGCTCACGGCTGTGGCCGCTGCCTGAGCAAAGTCGTCGTCGGCGTATGTCGCCAGCCACGTGCCATAGGGATGTTCGCCCGAAAAGGATAGGTAATCGGCATGCAGCACACGCCCCACTTCTGCGTACAGCCAGTAACACGGAAGAACTGCGGCAACCACTTCCGCATAGCTGCCGGAGAATCCAACACCTTGCAAATGGTCCACGTAGTGCTTTGTCACCGGGCCCTGTTGCGGATTTGCGGGCTGCCCATTGAGCCAGTTGCGGTGCAGCTGCAATTCAACTTCAAGACAATTCTGTGCCCCTGCCGCCCAGAACTTCTGCTCCATTTCGGTTGGGGCCAAGGAACTGGCACGGGCAAGGACACGCGAGTATGCGCTCAGGTACAGCGCATCCTGAACCAGGTAATAGGCAAAGTGGTTGCGTTGTAACGTACCGGCGGCTAATTCCTTAATGAACTCAAGAGCGAAAATTGCTTGTCGTTGGGGTTCGATGTGCGCCCACAATGCTGCACTGAATTGCCCGGCTCCAGGCGCTGCGTTCTCCCACAGTGCGTGCAGGTGGTTGACGGGGCCTGCACCGGAGCCAACCTCTAGCACCTCGGATGTCTCAAGGGCCCTACCCAGCCACTCCTTGGCTTGCTGGACGCTGGCAATCCAATCACCAGTTTGAGCCTGCAAAGTAGCCACTGCCGCCGACAATGAGCACCCGGTTCCGTGAGTATTCACGGTATCTATCCGAGCGCCAATGAACTCATTGACCACACCGTCAGGGTGAACCAGTGCGTCGGGGCACAGCTCCCCCGCCAAGTGCCCGCCCTTCACGAGCACCAAGACCTCATGAGTCGCGGCCAGCTCCTTACCCTGCTGAACGGCGGCCTGCCAGCTTGCAGCTTCCGGTTGGTCAAGGAGAACCCCTAGCTCTGGGAGATTCGGAGTCACTAGGTGCGAACTTTTAATGAGTTCCAGTAAAGCTTCACGGGCGGCCGGGGCCACAAGCATGTCTCCGCTAGTAGCCACCATGACCGGGTCCAGTACAACCACGGCGGGCCGGGTCCGCGCCAGCCACTCTCTCACCGCGTTGATGACTTCTTCAGTGCCAAGCATGCCGATCTTCACGGCATCTATGGTGACGTCGGAAGCTACAGCGTCCAGTTGGGCTGTGAGGAAAGTTGCCGGTGGAGTATGGATGTCTTGTACTCCCCGCGTATTCTGCGCAGTTAATGCCGTAATGGCAGTCATTGCATATCCACCGTGGGCTGAAATAGATTTAATGTCAGCCTGGATACCGGCACCGCCCGATGAATCAGAACCTGCAACACTCAGGATCCGGGGGTGCTTCACAGTTGCGGGCACGGTGGTGCGTTGCCCAGTTTCAGAAGTGGAAGAAACTGTTGCGTAGGTACTCAATGGGACATCCCTTCGCCGGTTCTAACCGGGCAGGTTCAACGGGTATTCTCTCAGCCAGCCCTGATGGCATGGCACCCCGTGTCGATCTCCACCCTAGCCCCAGCCGTGACGCTTAAAGAAAACCGGCCCAGAGCCAATGTCAAAAACTGCGTTCTGCACGCACATTTTAACGCAGGTTCCGGGCCGGCAGTGTCAGCATCAGAGCTCTGAAGCGGGCACTCCCACACCGAGAATGATCGGTTCGCTACTTTTGGTTACAGTCGTTGCAGGTGCCGGAATAGCTGCCGCGGTACTCAGATGCGGAGCGGAACCCTGACCTGCAGGAGCGTAATGAGAAGTTTCAACCACCATGTCGGCACCACCTTGAGCGCTACGTGCACTGCGGTTGCGGCGTCCCCGACGTGCACGCGAACGGTTACCACCGTTGGAGTCCGCCACCGTCTCATGATGCTGGTCCTGGCCGGGAGCCACCAGCTGGTCTAGAGCTTGTGCCAGATCCGCCAGCGCCGCCGCATGGTCAGCATTGCCTGCCTGTACGTTTGCGCTGCTTTCACTACGATGCCCACGAGGGAGTTCAATGGCTTCCCCACCCAACGTGAGAGTTGCGCCGTCGGAGGTTTCTGAACCTTCTGCTTTTACGTCGCCTTTGACACCTACGTTGCCGCCAGAGCTTGTGGCGCTCTGCGCAATTGCTGTTGCTACGGCCGCAGCGCCACGGTGTGACTCGTCCCCGTCGTGCTCATGATGTGAAGCAGCCGCAGCTGCCGCAATGTTCGCCAAAGCAGTACGGGCAGCGTGGGCTTTCTGGACTTTCTCTGCTTCGGTAACCTCATCGGGTGACTGCACAGGAGTGCTTTCCGGGTGCTGCGACTCAGCCTGTTGCCCGCGGTTGCGGTTGCGTTTACGTTCGCTGCGGGTAGACCTATTGGCCGTGCGCTCGTTCTCGCGATGCTCCGGTTTGCTGGCATGGGTCTGCGCAACCTCCACAGCAGGACTATGCGTACGGCGATGCTCCACTGGAATCTCGTGCGTGACCATGCCGCGACCCACGCAGGTTGGGCACTGCTCGCCAAAGACCTCAAGGAGGCCTGTACCCATACGCTTGCGGGTCATCTGAACCAATCCAAGTGAGGTCACCTCGGCAACTTGATGCTTGGTGCGGTCGCGTCCCAGGCATTCAACCAGGCGGCGCAGCACCAGATCCCGGTTGGATTCAAGCACCATATCGATGAAGTCAATGACAATGATCCCGCCAATGTCACGCAGGCGCAGCTGACGAACTACTTCCTCGGCAGCCTCCAAGTTGTTCTTGGTCACTGTTTCTTCCAAGTTTCCGCCGGAGCCGGTGAACTTACCGGTGTTGACATCGACCACTGTCATAGCTTCGGTGCGGTCGATCACCAACGAACCTCCCGAGGGCAGGAAGACCTTGCGTTCCAGCGCCTTGTTGATCTGCTCATCGATGCGGTGCGCGGCAAAGATATCTTCGGGCTTGTTCCACTTCTCCAAACGGTCAAGCAGATCCGGGGCAACATAGGTCACATATGCCTCGATGGTGTCCCAGGCGTCCTCGCCCGAGACAATTAGTTTGGTGAAGTCTTCATTAAAGACGTCACGGACAACCTTGATCGTCAGGTCAGGTTCGCCGTACAGCATCTCCGGGGCGAGCGTCTTATGCGAAGACGCCCGCTCATTGATGCCCGCCCACTGAGCGCGCAAACGGTTGATGTCATTCGTTAGCTCTTCTTCACTGGCACCCTCGGCCGCGGTGCGGACAATCACACCAGCATTTTCGGGCAGGTGATCCTTGAGCACGCGCTTGAGGCGATTACGTTCCACGTCGGGTAACTTGCGGGAGATCCCAGTCATGGACCCCCCCGGCACAAACACCAGGTAACGGCCAGGCAAAGAAATCTGGCTGGTCAGACGTGCACCCTTATGGCCCACAGGATCCTTGGAAACCTGCACCAGGACGGGGTCACCGGACTTCAACGCGTTCTCAATCCGGCGCGGTTGTCCGTTCAGATTTGCGGAATCCCAATCAACTTCACCTGCGTAGAGGACAGCGTTGCGCCCTCGACCAATGTCCACGAAAGCCGCTTCCATGCTGGGCAGCACGTTCTGGACCTTGCCCAGGTAGACATTGCCGATCAGTGAATCCTGCTGGGTCTTGGAAACAAAGTGCTCAGCCAGGATGCCGTCTTCAAGGACGCCAATCTGAATCCTGTCTTCGCCCTGGCGCACAACCATGACACGGTCAACTGATTCGCGGCGGGCAAGGAACTCAGCTTCTGTGATGACAGTGCGGCGGCGACCCGAGTCGCGGGAATCACGGCGACGCTGCTTCTTAGCTTCCAAACGAGTGGAGCCACGCAGGCTTGTGACCCGGTTTGAGTCCACAGATGTGGACTCCGACGGCGTGCGAGGCGCCCGCACCCGCGTCACAGTGTTGGGCGGATCTTCTTCGCTGCCACCTGTCAGTTCCAAATCTGCTTCACCACGGCGGCGGCGGCGCCGACGGCGCGACGTCACGCCGTCGTCCATTTGATCCGTGTTGATGGAGTCACTGGAGTGATCAGTGTCAGCCGCGTTGGTGCCCTCTGATATTTCTACAGTTTCAGTTGCCTCAGAGCTGGAGCCTCGTGTACGGCGGTTGCGAGAGCGTGAACGGCCGCTTCGTTCACTTTCCTGTGAGTCGCGTGTGCCGTTGGCCTCGTTATCATTGCGGGTCTCCTGACTGGCAGCCGGGACGGCCATGCTCAAATCTGCAGCCATGAACAATGCTGAGATCCCTGCTGCAGGGGAAATGAACAATGCTCCTGGGGCTTCAGGCTCGGAGCCGTCATGGGCTCCACTGTGGGCCGGAGCTGCTGATCCAAACTCATCCTGGACGGGAGTGTGCTGCGTTGGGGCGGCGGTTCCCGCCGAAGAGTCAGTGGCTGTTGCCTGTTCTTCAGTCTCAGTGCTCACGGTTTCAGTACTGACAGCCTGAACAGCGGCAGGCCCAGTAGCGGCAGTCTTCGCTGCGGGCCTGCGGCGACTGCGGGTTGTTTTGGTGGCAGCGGGTGCGGGCGGAGTCTGAACAGTTTGCGCTTCCGATGCTGGCGTTGAACTACTGGGCGTGTCCAAAGTAATCGCGCTCTGAACTGGAGCAGGACCAGCCGGTGCTGCGGCTTTCCGGCTTGTACGCCGGGCCGGGGCCTTTGCTGCTGACTTCGTTGCATCTGGCTCCGGGGTATCAGTCTGCGCAGCGGCGGTGCTGGTGACTGGAGTCTTGGCTGCACGGCTGCGCCTAGCCGGGGCTTTTGTTGCAGGTGTTTGAACGTCTGCTCCGGCCAAGCTCAGCTCACCTTGGACACCGGTAGATTCATCCCGCACTGCTGCGGGCGCGGTCACGGGCGCTGTAGCCCGGCGTCGGGGTGCCCGCTTGGCCGGAGCTGAGCTAGTTTCCGCCGCTACCTCTGCCGCTTTGGTGCCTTGGTTGGCGGTTGGCGCAGTCTTGGCGGGCTCAGTTATCTCATCCAACAGCGAAGGTTCAGCTGCTTTGACTGATGATTCATTTGATGTTTCCAAGCCAGCCGTTGGCGCAACCTTTTTGGCTCGGCTGCGACGTGCAGGAGTCTTCTTTGCCGGGCTTTGTTCTTTTTCGCCAGAACTTTCAAGCACAGCAGTGCTCTCAAGCGCAGAGGTGTCAGCGGCTGGGACATCTTTACTAACTGTTGGGGCCGCCACATTGCTTGCCGGGCTGGTGACGCTTGCCGGGCTGGTGACGGCGGCGGTTGCCCGACGCGATCGTGTGGTCTTTACTTTGGCGGGAGCTGCCTGCGTTGGCTCTGTGTGCTCCGGTGAGGTTTGTTCATTATCCATTGTGGGCATTACTTTCGCGCCGAATCGGCACCCCCACATCGGGCGCCGACAGCGGCAGATGTGTCAGCCCCCGCAGGCGCTGACGGAAGTCGTCTAAATACCTCCCAGGCGGCACCAACTTCTGGGTGCGCAAGCTCTGAAAAGCCAATG
This genomic window from Arthrobacter sp. TMP15 contains:
- the rpmA gene encoding 50S ribosomal protein L27; translated protein: MAHKKGASSTRNGRDSNAQYLGVKRFGGQVVKAGEIIVRQRGTHFHPGEGVGRGKDDTLFALDAGAVEFGQRRGRRVVNIVAAAL
- the rplU gene encoding 50S ribosomal protein L21, which encodes MVYAIVRAGGRQEKVSVGDHVTMNRVPGGVGSTLELPALLLVDGEKITTAAKDLASVKVTAEKLEDLRGPKIVIQKFKNKTGYKKRQGHRQELSKVKITSIA
- a CDS encoding bifunctional hydroxymethylpyrimidine kinase/phosphomethylpyrimidine kinase; protein product: MSTYATVSSTSETGQRTTVPATVKHPRILSVAGSDSSGGAGIQADIKSISAHGGYAMTAITALTAQNTRGVQDIHTPPATFLTAQLDAVASDVTIDAVKIGMLGTEEVINAVREWLARTRPAVVVLDPVMVATSGDMLVAPAAREALLELIKSSHLVTPNLPELGVLLDQPEAASWQAAVQQGKELAATHEVLVLVKGGHLAGELCPDALVHPDGVVNEFIGARIDTVNTHGTGCSLSAAVATLQAQTGDWIASVQQAKEWLGRALETSEVLEVGSGAGPVNHLHALWENAAPGAGQFSAALWAHIEPQRQAIFALEFIKELAAGTLQRNHFAYYLVQDALYLSAYSRVLARASSLAPTEMEQKFWAAGAQNCLEVELQLHRNWLNGQPANPQQGPVTKHYVDHLQGVGFSGSYAEVVAAVLPCYWLYAEVGRVLHADYLSFSGEHPYGTWLATYADDDFAQAAATAVSIMDTAARRGSALERERMRAAFAHSVQYEVDFFAAPHQHVPSEI
- a CDS encoding Rne/Rng family ribonuclease, whose protein sequence is MDNEQTSPEHTEPTQAAPAKVKTTRSRRATAAVTSPASVTSPASNVAAPTVSKDVPAADTSALESTAVLESSGEKEQSPAKKTPARRSRAKKVAPTAGLETSNESSVKAAEPSLLDEITEPAKTAPTANQGTKAAEVAAETSSAPAKRAPRRRATAPVTAPAAVRDESTGVQGELSLAGADVQTPATKAPARRSRAAKTPVTSTAAAQTDTPEPDATKSAAKAPARRTSRKAAAPAGPAPVQSAITLDTPSSSTPASEAQTVQTPPAPAATKTTRSRRRPAAKTAATGPAAVQAVSTETVSTETEEQATATDSSAGTAAPTQHTPVQDEFGSAAPAHSGAHDGSEPEAPGALFISPAAGISALFMAADLSMAVPAASQETRNDNEANGTRDSQESERSGRSRSRNRRTRGSSSEATETVEISEGTNAADTDHSSDSINTDQMDDGVTSRRRRRRRRGEADLELTGGSEEDPPNTVTRVRAPRTPSESTSVDSNRVTSLRGSTRLEAKKQRRRDSRDSGRRRTVITEAEFLARRESVDRVMVVRQGEDRIQIGVLEDGILAEHFVSKTQQDSLIGNVYLGKVQNVLPSMEAAFVDIGRGRNAVLYAGEVDWDSANLNGQPRRIENALKSGDPVLVQVSKDPVGHKGARLTSQISLPGRYLVFVPGGSMTGISRKLPDVERNRLKRVLKDHLPENAGVIVRTAAEGASEEELTNDINRLRAQWAGINERASSHKTLAPEMLYGEPDLTIKVVRDVFNEDFTKLIVSGEDAWDTIEAYVTYVAPDLLDRLEKWNKPEDIFAAHRIDEQINKALERKVFLPSGGSLVIDRTEAMTVVDVNTGKFTGSGGNLEETVTKNNLEAAEEVVRQLRLRDIGGIIVIDFIDMVLESNRDLVLRRLVECLGRDRTKHQVAEVTSLGLVQMTRKRMGTGLLEVFGEQCPTCVGRGMVTHEIPVEHRRTHSPAVEVAQTHASKPEHRENERTANRSTRSERKRNRNRGQQAESQHPESTPVQSPDEVTEAEKVQKAHAARTALANIAAAAAASHHEHDGDESHRGAAAVATAIAQSATSSGGNVGVKGDVKAEGSETSDGATLTLGGEAIELPRGHRSESSANVQAGNADHAAALADLAQALDQLVAPGQDQHHETVADSNGGNRSRARRGRRNRSARSAQGGADMVVETSHYAPAGQGSAPHLSTAAAIPAPATTVTKSSEPIILGVGVPASEL